One region of Pongo pygmaeus isolate AG05252 chromosome 21, NHGRI_mPonPyg2-v2.0_pri, whole genome shotgun sequence genomic DNA includes:
- the GDF5 gene encoding growth/differentiation factor 5: MRLPKLLTFLLWYLAWLDLEFICTVLGAPDLGQRPQGTRPGLAKAEAKERPPLARNIFRPGGHSYGGGAANANARAKGGTGQTGGLTQPKKDEPKKLSPRPGGPEPKPGHPPQTRQATARTVTPKGQLPGGKAPPKAGSVPSSFLLKKAREPGPPREPKEPFRPPPITPHEYMLSLYRTLSDADRKGGNSSVKLEAGLANTITSFIDKGQDDRGPVVRKQRYVFDISALEKDGLLGAELRILRKKPSDTAKPVAPGGGRAAQLKLSSCPSGRQPAALLDVRSVPGLDGSGWEVFDIWKLFRNFKNSAQLCLELEAWERGRTVDLRGLGFDRAARQVHEKALFLVFGRTKKRDLFFNEIKARSGQDDKTVYEYLFSQRRKRRAPLATRQGKRPSKNLKARCSRKALHVNFKDMGWDDWIIAPLEYEAFHCEGLCEFPLRSHLEPTNHAVIQTLMNSMDPESTPPTCCVPTRLSPISILFIDSANNVVYKQYEDMVVESCGCR, translated from the exons ATGAGACTCCCCAAACTCCTCACTTTCTTGCTTTGGTACCTGGCTTGGCTGGACCTGGAATTCATCTGCACTGTGTTGGGTGCCCCTGACTTGGGCCAGAGACCCCAGGGGACCAGGCCAGGATTGGCCAAAGCAGAGGCCAAGGAGAGGCCCCCCCTGGCCCGGAACATCTTCAGGCCAGGGGGTCACAGCTATGGTGGGGGGGCCGCCAATGCCAATGCCAGGGCAAAGGGAGGCACCGGGCAGACAGGAGGCCTGACACAGCCCAAGAAGGATGAACCCAAAAAGCTGTCCCCCAGACCGGGTGGCCCTGAACCCAAACCAGGACACCCTCCCCAAACAAGGCAGGCTACAGCCCGGACTGTGACCCCAAAAGGACAGCTTCCCGGAGGCAAGGCACCCCCAAAAGCAGGATCTGTCCCCAGCTCCTTCCTGCTGAAGAAGGCCAGGGAGCCCGGGCCCCCACGAGAGCCCAAGGAGCCGTTTCGCCCGCCCCCCATCACACCCCACGAGTACATGCTCTCGCTGTACAGGACGCTGTCCGATGCTGACAGAAAGGGAGGCAACAGCAGCGTGAAGTTGGAGGCTGGCCTGGCCAACACCATCACCAGCTTTATTGACAAAGGGCAAG ATGACCGAGGTCCCGTGGTCAGGAAGCAGAGGTACGTGTTTGACATTAGTGCCCTGGAGAAGGATGGGCTGCTGGGGGCCGAGCTGCGAATCTTGCGGAAGAAGCCCTCGGACACGGCCAAGCCAGTGGCCCCCGGAGGCGGGCGGGCTGCCCAGCTGAAGCTGTCCAGCTGCCCCAGTGGCCGGCAGCCGGCCGCCTTGCTGGATGTGCGCTCCGTGCCAGGCCTGGACGGATCTGGCTGGGAGGTGTTCGACATCTGGAAGCTCTTCCGAAACTTTAAGAACTCGGCCCAGCTGTGCCTGGAGCTGGAAGCCTGGGAACGGGGCCGGACCGTGGACCTCCGTGGCCTGGGCTTCGACCGCGCCGCCCGGCAGGTCCACGAGAAGGCCCTGTTCCTGGTGTTTGGCCGCACCAAGAAACGGGACCTGTTCTTTAATGAGATTAAGGCCCGCTCTGGCCAGGACGATAAGACCGTGTATGAGTACCTGTTCAGCCAGCGGCGAAAACGGCGGGCCCCACTGGCCACTCGCCAGGGCAAGCGACCCAGCAAGAACCTTAAGGCTCGCTGCAGTCGGAAGGCACTGCATGTCAACTTCAAGGACATGGGCTGGGACGACTGGATCATCGCACCCCTTGAGTACGAGGCTTTCCACTGCGAGGGGCTGTGCGAGTTCCCATTGCGGTCCCACCTGGAGCCCACGAATCATGCAGTCATCCAGACCCTGATGAACTCCATGGACCCCGAGTCCACACCACCCACCTGCTGTGTGCCCACGCGGCTGAGTCCCATCAGCATCCTCTTCATTGACTCTGCCAACAACGTGGTGTATAAGCAGTATGAGGACATGGTCGTGGAGTCGTGTGGCTGCAGGTAG